The following are encoded together in the Corticium candelabrum chromosome 1, ooCorCand1.1, whole genome shotgun sequence genome:
- the LOC134184076 gene encoding probable GH family 25 lysozyme 2 isoform X2 gives MVMSLKVFIFCVAACCLYGAVAARTLDQARAAPGGEGEKNQYKLPLFGGRCEVGIVGVDVSTRTSTKAFNCLRRNGKEFAIVRAFRSNGITDVNAPSTIASAWAGGFSRVDIYIFPCFNCGNPSSQVTRTENSRYRMIWIDVEQQAYWSNDKAANRRFFTEMLQTAQRYKPTGVYTSMYYWPEIMGYDFTGAAHVPLWYPRFDTDPSFSDFTSFGGWARPNIKQFDADKEMCGAVVDLNWQPGNNVQSERSVVH, from the exons ATGGTCATGAGTCTCaaggttttcattttttgtgtaGCAGCGTGCTGCCTTTACGGTGCAGTAGCGGCTCGCACACTAGACCAAGCCAGAGCAGCACCTGGAGGCGAAGGAGAAAAGAACCAGTACAAGCTACCTCTATTTGGTGGGCGTTGCGAAGTGGGAATCGTCGGTGTCGACGTCTCTACCAGAACCAGCACAAAAGCATTCAACTGTTTGAGAAGAAACGGTAAAGAATTTGCGATAGTTCGTGCTTTCCGGAGTAACG GTATCACTGACGTCAACGCACCTTCGACGATTGCAAGTGCTTGGGCTGGTGGCTTCAGTCGCGTTGACATCTACATATTTCCGTGCTTCAATTGCGGTAATCCTAGTTCCCAAGTGACAAGAACAG AAAACAGCCGATACAGAATGATCTGGATTGACGTGGAGCAACAG GCATACTGGTCTAATGACAAAGCAGCCAATCGAAGGTTCTTTACAGAAATGTTACAAACAGCACAG AGATACAAGCCAACAGGAGTCTACACTTCAATGTATTACTGGCCTGAAATCATGGGCTATGATTTCACTGGCGCAGCACACGTGCCTCTCTG GTACCCGCGTTTCGATACTGACCCGTCTTTTAGTGATTTTACATCGTTTGGAGGATGGGCAAGACCAAATATCAAACAATTCGACGCCGATAAGGAAATGTGTG GAGCTGTCGTCGATCTGAATTGGCAGCCTGGAAACAACGTACAAAGTGAAAGAAGTGTTGTTCACTGA
- the LOC134184076 gene encoding probable GH family 25 lysozyme 2 isoform X1 gives MVMSLKVFIFCVAACCLYGAVAARTLDQARAAPGGEGEKNQYKLPLFGGRCEVGIVGVDVSTRTSTKAFNCLRRNGKEFAIVRAFRSNGITDVNAPSTIASAWAGGFSRVDIYIFPCFNCGNPSSQVTRTVKLLENSRYRMIWIDVEQQAYWSNDKAANRRFFTEMLQTAQRYKPTGVYTSMYYWPEIMGYDFTGAAHVPLWYPRFDTDPSFSDFTSFGGWARPNIKQFDADKEMCGAVVDLNWQPGNNVQSERSVVH, from the exons ATGGTCATGAGTCTCaaggttttcattttttgtgtaGCAGCGTGCTGCCTTTACGGTGCAGTAGCGGCTCGCACACTAGACCAAGCCAGAGCAGCACCTGGAGGCGAAGGAGAAAAGAACCAGTACAAGCTACCTCTATTTGGTGGGCGTTGCGAAGTGGGAATCGTCGGTGTCGACGTCTCTACCAGAACCAGCACAAAAGCATTCAACTGTTTGAGAAGAAACGGTAAAGAATTTGCGATAGTTCGTGCTTTCCGGAGTAACG GTATCACTGACGTCAACGCACCTTCGACGATTGCAAGTGCTTGGGCTGGTGGCTTCAGTCGCGTTGACATCTACATATTTCCGTGCTTCAATTGCGGTAATCCTAGTTCCCAAGTGACAAGAACAG ttaaattGTTAGAAAACAGCCGATACAGAATGATCTGGATTGACGTGGAGCAACAG GCATACTGGTCTAATGACAAAGCAGCCAATCGAAGGTTCTTTACAGAAATGTTACAAACAGCACAG AGATACAAGCCAACAGGAGTCTACACTTCAATGTATTACTGGCCTGAAATCATGGGCTATGATTTCACTGGCGCAGCACACGTGCCTCTCTG GTACCCGCGTTTCGATACTGACCCGTCTTTTAGTGATTTTACATCGTTTGGAGGATGGGCAAGACCAAATATCAAACAATTCGACGCCGATAAGGAAATGTGTG GAGCTGTCGTCGATCTGAATTGGCAGCCTGGAAACAACGTACAAAGTGAAAGAAGTGTTGTTCACTGA